A section of the Lineus longissimus chromosome 1, tnLinLong1.2, whole genome shotgun sequence genome encodes:
- the LOC135498483 gene encoding uncharacterized protein LOC135498483 encodes MAAPHNGYTILLTNTGKDGDGPSPSAKRQEAFTRIVEEVKPSIIFTQECTGPFAKELGEQYLKLGVPDAGFIYNVNEFVHNDFTQDTDLARLVKRLTRDQKISTDFQFLGRVRVVRFTSKGVPGLDILALSWHGQYSRLNAAKKIEFLKELFVVVKEIKKLEKFRDQGGKMLPVIVGGDFNIEVTKWPSDPDLIYHMYTPSDRRKDRLIDLFVSTKELAVKNCKPVDMSFKLKDGDVASDFLKHDPVMGELSFSGDIAGKPQTVQTDKKKASPKEKPQTVQTDKKKASPKEKPKTVQTDKKKASPKEKPQTVQTEKKNTKDL; translated from the coding sequence ATGGCGGCTCCTCACAATGGTTATACGATTCTCCTCACGAACACGGGAAAGGATGGAGACGGTCCTAGTCCATCCGCAAAACGCCAAGAGGCTTTCACCCGAATCGTGGAAGAAGTCAAACCAAGCATTATATTCACCCAAGAATGCACAGGTCCATTTGCCAAAGAACTTGGAGAGCAATACCTAAAACTTGGAGTTCCGGATGCCGGGTTTATTTATAATGTCAACGAATTCGTGCACAATGACTTCACCCAGGATACAGACCTAGCCAGGCTTGTGAAAAGACTTACTAGGGATCAGAAGATCTCTACAGATTTCCAGTTCCTAGGTCGGGTTCGGGTCGTAAGGTTCACATCCAAAGGTGTCCCTGGTTTAGATATACTGGCTCTGTCCTGGCACGGGCAGTACAGTAGACTAAACGCTGCAAAGAAGATCGAGTTCTTAAAAGAACTTTTCGTTGTTGTCAAAGAGATAAAGAAGCTTGAGAAATTCCGCGACCAGGGTGGGAAAATGTTGCCCGTCATTGTTGGCGGTGACTTCAACATTGaggtaacaaaatggccgagtGACCCTGACCTTATTTATCATATGTATACCCCATCGGACCGCAGAAAAGATCGCCTCATTGACTTGTTTGTCTCGACCAAAGAACTCGCTGTCAAGAACTGTAAACCTGTAGATATGTCTTTCAAACTAAAAGATGGTGATGTAGCCAGCGATTTTCTTAAGCACGATCCGGTCATGGGTGAGCTTTCATTCTCCGGTGACATTGCTGGAAAACCGCAAACAGTACAGACCGATAAGAAAAAGGCGTCACCGAAAGAAAAACCGCAAACAGTACAGACCGATAAGAAAAAGGCGTCACCGAAAGAAAAGCCGAAAACAGTACAGACCGATAAGAAAAAGGCGTCACCGAAAGAAAAACCCCAAACAGTACAGACCGAAAAGAAAAACACAAAGGATCTTTAA